The following are encoded together in the Kribbella sp. CA-293567 genome:
- a CDS encoding ABC transporter permease has protein sequence MTATVSAPGAAANFTTHPWVRFAARRFGRLVGSVLVLVSAAFLMIHLIPGDPVRAALGPAAAQSLVDAQRESLGLNDPLWLQYLHFLQHLFTGNLGTSITTGLPVSDVIQDRLPATLQLAVGAFLLAMLIALPVGLVLGVLTRAGRRPRTELTFTSSSIVLAAIPEFLLAVGLVYVFAVKLQWFPVAGRGTAASYVLPMISLAIGPAAVLARICRVELLAVLQTDYLRTARAKRLPAAAIYLRHALPNAVTATITLGGLLLGGMVAGTVLVENVFGWPGLGSTIVSSILAKDYPLVQGVVLVYGAGVLLVNLAVDVILALLDPRSTIRDS, from the coding sequence GTGACCGCGACGGTCAGCGCACCCGGCGCGGCCGCGAACTTCACCACCCACCCGTGGGTGCGGTTCGCGGCCCGCCGGTTCGGGCGGCTGGTCGGCTCTGTGCTGGTGCTGGTCAGTGCCGCCTTCCTGATGATTCACCTGATCCCCGGCGACCCGGTCCGGGCCGCACTGGGACCAGCGGCGGCACAGAGCCTGGTCGACGCGCAGCGTGAGTCACTCGGCCTCAACGACCCGCTGTGGCTGCAGTACCTGCACTTCCTGCAGCACCTCTTCACCGGCAACCTCGGTACGTCGATCACCACCGGTCTCCCGGTGTCGGACGTGATCCAGGACCGGTTGCCCGCGACGCTCCAGCTGGCCGTCGGCGCTTTCCTGCTGGCGATGCTCATCGCGCTGCCGGTCGGCCTGGTCCTCGGTGTCCTGACCCGGGCCGGGCGCCGGCCGCGCACCGAACTGACCTTCACTTCGTCGTCGATAGTCCTGGCCGCGATCCCGGAGTTCCTGCTGGCAGTAGGGCTCGTCTACGTCTTCGCAGTGAAGCTCCAGTGGTTCCCGGTCGCAGGCCGCGGCACTGCTGCGTCGTACGTGCTGCCGATGATCTCGCTGGCTATCGGCCCTGCGGCGGTCCTTGCTCGCATCTGCCGGGTGGAACTCCTCGCAGTACTGCAGACGGATTACCTACGCACCGCACGAGCCAAGCGGCTTCCTGCGGCAGCCATTTACCTGCGGCACGCGCTCCCGAACGCAGTGACCGCCACCATCACCCTTGGCGGTCTACTACTCGGCGGCATGGTCGCCGGGACAGTGCTGGTGGAGAACGTCTTCGGCTGGCCCGGGCTGGGCAGCACGATCGTCTCCTCGATCCTGGCCAAGGACTACCCACTCGTGCAGGGCGTAGTGCTCGTGTACGGCGCCGGCGTCCTGCTGGTCAACCTGGCGGTCGACGTGATCCTCGCTCTGCTGGACCCGCGCTCCACGATCAGGGACAGCTGA